A region from the Desulfovibrio sp. UCD-KL4C genome encodes:
- a CDS encoding HDOD domain-containing protein, translating to MSDLDLKTSVKGQILSTSDLPTLPSVLDEVTKLVDDPNSSTEQVAKVISQDQVLSAKVLKMVNSPIYGFPGRITTIQHALVLLGLNVIKGIIISTSVFDMIQQAMSGLWEHSIGCALASGAIAKAAGFEDPEEFTVAGLLHDLGKVVTAVQLPELNEAVRMTVKEKNLCYYDAEKVVLGFGHDRINAWLARHWHLPPNVREAMTYHHHPDRAQFYQQTAAVVHVGDFLVRLFEYGNGGDDQISYFKPAAMKILKLKMKDLEPVMDELSEQFVEISGFTF from the coding sequence ATGTCTGATCTGGATCTTAAAACAAGTGTGAAAGGACAGATTCTTTCAACCTCTGACTTGCCCACTTTACCTTCTGTTTTAGATGAGGTTACAAAACTTGTGGATGATCCCAATTCTTCCACAGAGCAGGTTGCCAAGGTTATTTCACAGGATCAGGTTTTATCCGCTAAAGTTTTGAAAATGGTTAATTCCCCTATTTATGGTTTTCCAGGTCGTATCACTACAATTCAGCATGCTCTTGTTTTGCTTGGCCTTAATGTTATAAAAGGTATTATTATTTCAACGTCTGTTTTTGACATGATTCAACAAGCAATGTCAGGACTTTGGGAACATAGTATCGGCTGTGCCTTAGCAAGTGGCGCTATCGCAAAAGCTGCTGGATTTGAAGATCCTGAAGAATTTACAGTTGCCGGTTTACTGCATGATTTAGGAAAAGTCGTAACTGCAGTGCAATTACCGGAACTGAACGAAGCTGTACGCATGACTGTGAAAGAAAAGAATCTTTGCTATTATGATGCTGAAAAAGTTGTTTTAGGATTCGGACATGACCGTATCAATGCATGGCTTGCAAGGCACTGGCATTTACCTCCTAATGTCAGAGAAGCTATGACATATCATCATCATCCTGACAGAGCTCAGTTTTATCAGCAGACAGCTGCAGTTGTTCATGTCGGAGATTTTCTGGTTCGTCTTTTCGAATATGGTAACGGAGGAGATGATCAAATCTCATACTTCAAGCCGGCTGCTATGAAAATTTTAAAGCTCAAAATGAAAGATCTTGAACCAGTTATGGATGAACTTTCGGAACAGTTCGTAGAAATTTCAGGCTTTACCTTTTAA
- the dprA gene encoding DNA-processing protein DprA, whose translation MIIGEPKLNLKEEYFACLALRFTPGLGPKSWARILNNYSSAYGALKDAASWADLNLCSENVAEAARSEAWRSSAEKEFKEVMRLRFGILPWTHPSFPASLKEIADPPTYLYYYGDPSLLANPGVAVVGSRKSSRLGLEYAQKISGELSAIGITVISGFARGIDACAHQEALKGVGSSIAVLGTGLDIDDYPQNSGNLRRELIEHGLIVSEFSPGTKPYSGNFPFRNRIISGLSVGVLVAEADVKSGSLITARLAAEQGREVMALPGPLGSSNFSGCLKLIKEGAALVETVDDILISIGHSLDANAQRKFIPVSEKKKPLSVVCADKLKGNKNNLSMPPERDKFVLNIKDLEPEEQEIAKTLDREGKLHIDEIVRKSGVDVSLTGALLLGMEVKGIVVHFPGMYYDIKRC comes from the coding sequence TTGATTATTGGTGAACCTAAGTTGAATCTCAAAGAGGAATATTTTGCATGTCTTGCTTTGCGTTTTACTCCCGGGTTAGGACCAAAGTCCTGGGCGCGCATTTTAAATAATTATTCTTCAGCTTATGGTGCATTAAAGGATGCCGCAAGCTGGGCTGATTTAAATCTTTGTTCTGAAAATGTTGCTGAAGCAGCCCGTTCAGAAGCATGGCGAAGTTCGGCAGAGAAAGAATTCAAAGAAGTCATGCGCCTTCGTTTCGGTATTTTGCCATGGACTCATCCGTCTTTTCCTGCTTCTTTAAAAGAGATTGCTGACCCTCCGACTTATTTGTATTACTATGGAGATCCGTCCCTGCTGGCAAATCCGGGTGTTGCGGTAGTAGGTTCTCGTAAAAGCAGTCGATTGGGGCTTGAGTATGCTCAAAAAATATCAGGAGAACTTTCTGCCATAGGCATTACCGTGATTTCTGGATTTGCACGCGGCATTGATGCCTGTGCACATCAGGAAGCTTTGAAAGGAGTTGGTTCATCAATTGCTGTCCTTGGTACAGGGCTTGATATAGATGATTATCCTCAAAACAGTGGCAACCTGAGGCGTGAACTGATTGAGCACGGTTTGATAGTGTCTGAATTTTCGCCGGGGACGAAACCTTACAGCGGGAATTTCCCGTTTCGCAATCGCATTATTAGCGGGTTGAGTGTCGGCGTGCTTGTGGCGGAGGCCGATGTTAAAAGTGGCAGCCTTATTACAGCAAGGTTAGCTGCAGAGCAAGGACGCGAAGTAATGGCTTTGCCTGGTCCGCTTGGAAGCAGCAATTTTTCCGGGTGTTTGAAGCTCATAAAAGAAGGAGCGGCACTTGTCGAAACAGTTGATGATATTTTGATTAGTATAGGGCATTCTTTAGATGCTAATGCTCAAAGAAAATTTATCCCTGTTTCTGAGAAAAAAAAGCCGCTGTCCGTTGTGTGTGCTGATAAACTGAAAGGCAATAAAAATAATTTATCAATGCCTCCTGAACGTGATAAGTTTGTTCTAAATATTAAAGATCTAGAGCCTGAGGAACAAGAGATAGCTAAAACTCTTGATAGAGAAGGAAAGCTTCATATTGATGAAATAGTTCGTAAATCAGGTGTGGATGTTTCCTTAACAGGAGCTCTTTTACTTGGTATGGAAGTGAAGGGAATCGTTGTGCACTTTCCCGGCATGTATTATGATATAAAACGTTGTTAA
- the ybgF gene encoding tol-pal system protein YbgF, with product MKYFHIIALVILSLSVSGCFATKQPEQPAWGASEEWRLKSLEENFLNFKEGLREQQSRVDANHAETMSEIEKIHDRLGELDKSIADLKEEQLKTATMKSEQIITPVAVEEVIVGGSESSEEKPWMNVPGENAEHNQVTSSSESGEELYQEGVHLVLNGKPLESRNKLNTFLKNNPSDKLAPNALYWIGETYYSEKNFAQSILKFKEVSRRFPKANKVPDAMLKIGLAYNKLGDKENSVFYLRTLTDDYPKSDPAEIARKRLKEIEG from the coding sequence ATGAAGTATTTCCATATTATTGCATTAGTTATCCTATCCTTATCGGTAAGTGGCTGTTTTGCCACGAAGCAGCCAGAGCAACCAGCTTGGGGAGCAAGTGAGGAATGGCGCTTAAAAAGTCTTGAAGAGAATTTTTTGAACTTTAAGGAAGGTTTACGTGAACAGCAAAGTCGTGTTGACGCGAATCATGCCGAAACAATGTCTGAAATTGAAAAAATTCACGATCGTCTTGGCGAGCTTGATAAGTCTATTGCTGACTTGAAAGAAGAGCAACTAAAGACTGCTACTATGAAATCTGAACAAATCATAACTCCTGTTGCTGTGGAGGAAGTGATTGTCGGCGGGAGTGAAAGCAGTGAAGAAAAACCATGGATGAATGTCCCAGGCGAAAATGCAGAGCATAATCAGGTGACTTCTTCATCCGAAAGCGGTGAAGAACTGTATCAGGAAGGAGTTCATCTCGTCCTGAACGGTAAGCCTTTAGAATCACGAAATAAACTAAATACATTCTTGAAAAATAATCCTTCTGACAAGCTTGCTCCAAATGCTCTTTATTGGATCGGCGAAACGTATTATTCTGAAAAGAACTTTGCTCAGTCTATTTTAAAATTCAAGGAAGTCAGCAGACGTTTTCCTAAAGCAAATAAAGTCCCTGACGCAATGCTGAAAATAGGTCTAGCTTACAATAAGTTAGGTGACAAAGAAAATTCAGTTTTTTACTTACGGACTCTCACTGATGATTATCCAAAATCTGATCCTGCTGAAATTGCTAGAAAAAGACTTAAAGAAATTGAGGGCTAG
- a CDS encoding chemotaxis protein CheA: MSQDFMDPEIFADFIIEAKEHLETIEPNLLELENNPDNLDILNEIFRPMHSLKGASGFLGLNLINGLAHRAENVLDELRKGEIAVNSEIMDVILAATDSLRQLIDNLDENGSEGDVDTSIVIERIEAIMAGETLAPPEIEDISDSEVISEQDPEVLPEPEFEETELVSELEQKEIEPELLEVEMVQDSTTPESSDRKQSYQFVAIVNEHEEPYRLTTVGEGHLADFLEEAHEIIENLTRGLLELEQDPEGNDDLINDIFRYFHNLKGNSGIIGFRELNSLTHEAETLLNKVRKGEINATHYMIDLLLAVVDGIESLIAHVTPSTGEVQPLDIAQLVDPLQDAVERGEVLPVESSDSDAEDDSNADDVTEEELEIESSESEDGLDPEDVTIFEQTVHQQVDNITLALTTLEDDPSLKDYIDALFRSLVSIQNSAGYMGFASLKEYAERTAGLVDQARSTDMDFGLMVDLLKQECGIIEDMIFAAVSELKGEGGSSDSEEAAKPEAKPEAKPEAKPEAKPEAKPEAKPEAKPEAKPEAKPEVKPEAKKEPKVVAKEKAKPEPTPTPKAAAKPAPNVAPKAGSKPVAKSAVKAGSPTVAAGTPAVKSSKPKAMTTIRVDHQKLDHLMNLIGELIISRGRYTMLARGLEEGHLEVPIVAQQLTETTYALSRISDDLQDTIMKVRMVAVQTVFSRFPRLVRDLSRKSNKRVELITEGEETELDKSVVEEIGDPLVHLIRNSVDHGLEPEEERIASGKTPEGHVWLRAYHKGNSVAIEVEDDGRGIDPEKMRNVAIKKGVISAEDARNLDDREAIELIFAPGFSSAEKVTDISGRGVGMDVVRNNIKDLKGSVQISSEVGKGSKFTLILPLTLAIIDALMVQINGANYAIPLDAVSETTKIEAERLTEVNNRKVVTLRGEVLGVAELAELLEQPVSDPNREVLPVVIIHDNVRRLGLVVDRLLERQEIVIKPLGNFLSRFDLKGVSGATIMGDGSVVLILDPHEIYSMATVKGSMQ; encoded by the coding sequence ATGAGCCAAGATTTCATGGATCCTGAAATTTTTGCTGATTTCATTATCGAAGCAAAAGAACATCTTGAGACAATCGAGCCCAACTTACTTGAGCTTGAAAATAATCCAGATAATCTTGATATTCTAAATGAAATATTTAGACCTATGCATTCTCTCAAGGGAGCCTCAGGTTTTCTTGGATTGAATCTCATAAATGGGCTTGCTCATAGAGCGGAAAATGTTCTTGATGAACTCAGAAAAGGCGAAATTGCTGTTAATTCTGAAATTATGGATGTAATCCTTGCTGCTACTGATTCTTTACGTCAACTTATTGATAATCTTGATGAAAATGGAAGTGAAGGTGATGTCGATACTTCAATTGTTATAGAACGTATCGAAGCTATTATGGCTGGTGAAACACTTGCTCCTCCAGAAATTGAAGATATCTCAGATTCCGAAGTCATATCAGAACAAGATCCAGAAGTCTTACCCGAACCTGAATTTGAAGAAACTGAACTGGTTTCAGAGTTGGAACAAAAAGAAATTGAACCAGAATTGCTGGAGGTCGAAATGGTGCAGGACTCTACTACTCCCGAATCTTCTGACCGCAAGCAATCATATCAATTTGTTGCTATAGTCAATGAACATGAAGAACCGTATAGACTAACAACTGTCGGGGAAGGTCATTTAGCCGATTTCCTTGAAGAAGCTCATGAAATAATAGAAAATCTTACACGTGGTCTTCTTGAGCTTGAGCAGGATCCTGAAGGCAATGATGATCTCATCAACGATATTTTTAGATATTTCCATAACTTGAAAGGAAATAGCGGAATTATTGGATTTCGCGAGTTGAATTCTTTGACTCACGAAGCAGAAACACTGCTGAATAAAGTTCGTAAGGGCGAGATTAATGCTACTCATTACATGATTGATCTACTTCTTGCGGTTGTAGATGGAATAGAATCACTTATCGCTCATGTAACTCCTTCCACAGGTGAAGTGCAGCCTCTTGATATTGCCCAACTTGTTGATCCACTTCAAGATGCTGTTGAAAGGGGAGAGGTTCTTCCTGTAGAGAGTTCTGATTCTGATGCTGAAGATGATTCAAATGCAGATGATGTGACGGAAGAAGAGTTGGAAATAGAATCGAGTGAATCTGAAGATGGTCTCGATCCTGAAGATGTTACAATTTTTGAGCAGACTGTTCACCAGCAAGTAGATAATATTACATTAGCTCTTACAACTTTAGAAGATGATCCAAGTCTTAAAGATTATATAGACGCTCTTTTCCGCAGCCTTGTTTCAATACAAAATTCTGCAGGGTATATGGGGTTTGCCAGCCTTAAAGAATATGCCGAGCGTACAGCTGGACTTGTAGACCAAGCCCGCTCAACAGATATGGATTTTGGTTTGATGGTCGATCTGTTGAAACAGGAATGCGGAATTATTGAAGATATGATTTTTGCAGCTGTTTCAGAGCTGAAGGGTGAAGGTGGATCTTCTGATTCAGAAGAAGCTGCTAAGCCAGAAGCTAAGCCAGAAGCTAAACCAGAAGCTAAGCCAGAAGCTAAGCCAGAAGCTAAGCCAGAAGCTAAACCAGAAGCTAAACCAGAAGCTAAGCCAGAAGCTAAGCCAGAAGTTAAGCCAGAAGCTAAGAAAGAGCCTAAGGTTGTTGCAAAGGAAAAAGCTAAACCTGAGCCAACTCCGACACCGAAGGCCGCTGCTAAGCCAGCTCCCAATGTTGCGCCGAAAGCTGGATCAAAACCTGTAGCGAAGTCTGCAGTCAAGGCAGGTTCACCAACAGTTGCCGCTGGGACTCCTGCTGTAAAATCTTCTAAGCCGAAGGCGATGACTACTATTCGGGTTGACCATCAGAAACTTGACCATTTAATGAATCTGATAGGTGAACTTATCATTAGTCGCGGACGCTATACAATGCTTGCTCGTGGCCTTGAAGAAGGACATTTGGAAGTACCTATAGTCGCTCAGCAATTAACAGAAACAACTTATGCATTGTCCAGAATTTCCGATGATTTGCAAGATACAATCATGAAGGTCAGAATGGTGGCTGTGCAGACAGTTTTTTCAAGATTTCCAAGGTTGGTCCGAGATTTAAGCCGCAAGAGCAATAAACGGGTCGAGCTTATCACTGAAGGTGAAGAAACTGAACTTGATAAGAGTGTTGTTGAGGAAATCGGCGATCCTTTGGTTCACTTGATCAGAAATTCAGTTGACCATGGACTTGAACCTGAAGAAGAACGCATTGCCAGCGGAAAGACTCCAGAAGGGCATGTCTGGCTACGCGCTTATCATAAAGGTAACTCTGTCGCCATCGAAGTAGAAGATGATGGTCGCGGAATTGATCCTGAAAAAATGCGTAATGTCGCAATTAAAAAAGGTGTTATTAGCGCGGAAGATGCTAGAAATCTTGATGATCGCGAAGCCATTGAATTAATTTTTGCACCTGGATTTTCATCCGCTGAAAAGGTTACTGACATTTCCGGTCGAGGTGTAGGAATGGATGTTGTACGTAACAATATCAAAGACCTCAAAGGTAGTGTACAGATTTCATCGGAAGTTGGTAAGGGGTCTAAATTTACCCTGATCCTTCCGCTCACGCTTGCTATTATTGATGCTTTGATGGTTCAGATAAATGGAGCAAACTATGCGATTCCGCTGGATGCTGTTTCTGAGACTACCAAAATTGAAGCGGAAAGGCTTACCGAAGTTAATAACCGTAAGGTAGTTACTTTGCGCGGCGAAGTCTTAGGTGTTGCAGAACTTGCGGAGCTGTTAGAACAACCTGTCAGCGATCCTAACAGGGAAGTGCTGCCGGTTGTTATCATTCATGATAATGTTCGTAGGCTTGGACTTGTTGTTGATAGGCTGCTTGAAAGGCAGGAAATTGTTATTAAGCCATTGGGTAATTTCCTTAGCAGATTTGATCTTAAGGGGGTTTCCGGTGCGACCATTATGGGAGATGGTAGCGTCGTTCTTATTCTTGATCCTCATGAAATATACAGCATGGCAACAGTTAAGGGGTCTATGCAATAG
- a CDS encoding response regulator: MPKHILIVDDSKTVRNLVAFIMKKEGFKVSTAEDGLDGLEKLYSLEKVDLIISDVNMPRMDGFTYIKTVREQDAYKDIPIIVLSTEGQEKDIQTGLNLGANLYMVKPAQPEKMVKNIKMLLG; the protein is encoded by the coding sequence ATGCCTAAACATATTTTGATAGTGGACGATTCAAAGACTGTAAGGAATCTTGTTGCCTTTATCATGAAGAAAGAAGGGTTCAAGGTCAGTACTGCTGAAGATGGTCTTGATGGACTGGAGAAGCTTTACAGTCTTGAAAAGGTTGATCTCATTATTTCTGATGTTAATATGCCTAGAATGGATGGTTTTACATATATTAAAACCGTTCGCGAGCAGGATGCATACAAAGATATTCCAATTATCGTTCTCTCGACCGAAGGTCAGGAAAAGGATATTCAAACCGGACTTAATCTTGGTGCTAATTTATATATGGTAAAACCTGCTCAGCCTGAGAAGATGGTTAAAAATATTAAAATGCTTCTGGGCTAG
- a CDS encoding chemotaxis protein CheW: protein MKTPEEYFVENVNLPNEEKQQDNYTEAESAFMDKYLGLTDRDVLDKLERIDPRGDSHLPGFMPAPEFDDFGGEGSAEDFEEKLKETEEVQLVSFVVGEREYALPIVVIQEVVKKIPVTLLPSAPVYMQGIINLRGRVTPVLDLRNLLHKGVGVSDKFVVVCRHKGLQLGLAISAVKTMYRADKSELVWGVESEVGVSAEFLLGLYKSDNKLVSILSVDRLVEQILKSEGEVNA from the coding sequence ATGAAAACGCCTGAAGAATATTTCGTAGAAAATGTAAATCTACCCAATGAAGAAAAGCAGCAGGACAACTATACTGAAGCTGAATCTGCTTTTATGGATAAATATCTTGGACTCACAGATCGTGATGTTCTTGATAAACTGGAAAGAATTGATCCTAGAGGGGATTCACATCTACCCGGATTTATGCCTGCGCCTGAATTTGATGATTTTGGAGGGGAGGGTAGCGCAGAAGATTTTGAAGAAAAACTCAAAGAAACTGAAGAAGTTCAACTCGTCAGTTTTGTCGTAGGTGAAAGAGAATACGCTTTACCGATAGTTGTAATTCAGGAAGTAGTTAAGAAAATTCCGGTAACTCTTCTTCCATCAGCTCCTGTATATATGCAGGGCATTATTAATCTCAGGGGACGAGTTACACCTGTTTTAGATTTGAGAAATCTTTTGCATAAGGGAGTCGGAGTTTCTGATAAATTTGTTGTTGTATGCCGACATAAAGGTCTTCAATTGGGGTTAGCCATTAGTGCAGTTAAAACTATGTACCGCGCTGATAAAAGCGAACTTGTCTGGGGTGTTGAATCAGAGGTTGGTGTGAGTGCTGAATTTTTACTTGGACTATATAAATCCGATAATAAGTTAGTCAGTATACTTTCCGTCGATAGGCTCGTGGAACAAATTTTAAAGAGTGAAGGTGAAGTAAATGCCTAA
- a CDS encoding ParA family protein has protein sequence MENDIGEISVDDHMERAEVIAIANQKGGVGKTTTALTLGEALTRCDKKVLVIDLDPHANASVHLSFFPETVTMTAHNLFFDDANYKTVWLQIVQKRVDVGFDFVPACIRLSELENDLKDRQNKGIVLSNALEGISDQYDYILIDCPPHVGVLLVNAIVASDLVLIPIQTDFLALYGIRLLFDTIKVLNKVLPSPVKFKALPTMYDGRAGACRKILNLIRRKLKDRVFSTVVHMDTKFREACASGKVIYAIDEKSRGALEYMQLAREIIRNENA, from the coding sequence ATGGAAAATGATATTGGTGAGATCTCGGTTGATGATCATATGGAACGTGCAGAAGTTATTGCCATTGCAAATCAAAAAGGGGGCGTAGGCAAAACAACCACAGCTTTGACACTTGGAGAAGCATTAACCCGCTGTGATAAAAAGGTGCTGGTTATAGACCTAGATCCGCATGCAAATGCTTCGGTTCACTTGTCTTTTTTTCCTGAAACAGTAACAATGACAGCCCATAATCTGTTTTTTGATGATGCTAATTATAAGACTGTCTGGTTACAAATAGTACAGAAAAGGGTTGATGTAGGATTTGATTTTGTTCCAGCCTGTATAAGGCTTTCTGAACTTGAAAATGATCTTAAGGACAGACAAAATAAGGGTATAGTACTATCTAATGCTCTTGAAGGAATTTCTGATCAGTATGATTATATATTGATTGATTGTCCTCCACATGTCGGGGTGCTCCTGGTTAACGCAATTGTTGCATCGGATTTAGTGCTTATCCCGATTCAGACAGATTTTTTGGCTCTTTACGGTATAAGGTTGTTGTTTGATACAATTAAGGTGCTCAATAAGGTGTTACCGAGTCCTGTCAAATTCAAGGCTTTGCCTACGATGTATGACGGACGGGCCGGAGCCTGCCGCAAAATTTTAAATCTTATCAGACGAAAGCTTAAAGATAGGGTTTTTAGTACAGTGGTACATATGGATACGAAATTTAGAGAGGCATGCGCCAGCGGAAAAGTTATTTACGCTATTGACGAGAAGTCCCGCGGTGCTTTGGAATACATGCAACTGGCGAGAGAGATTATTAGAAATGAAAACGCCTGA
- a CDS encoding protein-glutamate O-methyltransferase CheR — protein MSSLFSKTISLRKELKISDLEFTQLRDFIYDQAGIFIAANRKYLLENRLANRLKELNLKTFGEYYYFLQYDTARKAELNKLFEVITTNETSFYRNPPQLKVFQTKVLPEVFDTLRAQKKKRLRIWSAGCSTGEEPYTLAMIISEVLGAELSSWNIKITANDLSDRVLKAARKGVYSEYSLRTTPKEIVNKYFEKSDTEYKVSAKIKQLVSFGQINLSDRVQVKRVERSEIVFCRNVIIYFDEPMKKKVINAYYDNLVPGGFLIIGHSESLHNITRAFKPVHHPGAIIYQKLE, from the coding sequence ATGTCTTCCCTGTTTTCTAAGACTATCTCACTCCGAAAAGAGTTAAAAATTTCTGATCTGGAATTTACCCAGCTGAGAGATTTTATATATGATCAGGCTGGTATATTTATCGCGGCCAACCGTAAATATTTGCTCGAAAACCGCCTTGCCAATCGTCTGAAAGAATTAAATTTAAAGACTTTTGGAGAATATTACTATTTTCTACAGTACGATACCGCCCGGAAGGCTGAGCTCAATAAACTTTTTGAAGTTATTACTACCAATGAGACCAGCTTTTACAGGAATCCTCCCCAGTTAAAAGTATTTCAGACAAAAGTATTGCCTGAAGTCTTCGATACCTTACGCGCACAAAAGAAAAAAAGGTTGCGCATATGGTCTGCCGGTTGTTCCACAGGTGAAGAACCGTACACACTTGCTATGATTATAAGTGAGGTTCTTGGGGCTGAGCTCAGTAGCTGGAATATTAAGATTACAGCTAACGATTTGTCTGACAGAGTGCTGAAGGCTGCGCGAAAGGGAGTTTATAGTGAATATTCTTTGCGGACTACCCCAAAAGAAATAGTAAATAAGTATTTTGAAAAAAGTGATACTGAATACAAGGTGTCGGCTAAAATTAAACAGCTAGTGTCTTTTGGGCAAATTAATCTAAGTGATAGAGTGCAGGTTAAAAGAGTTGAAAGATCTGAAATAGTTTTTTGTAGAAACGTTATAATTTATTTCGATGAACCTATGAAGAAAAAGGTTATTAATGCCTATTATGATAATTTGGTTCCCGGAGGCTTTTTGATTATAGGACATTCTGAATCTTTGCATAATATCACACGGGCATTTAAACCTGTGCATCATCCTGGTGCTATTATTTATCAGAAGTTGGAATAA
- a CDS encoding HEAT repeat domain-containing protein — translation MTDCARIIQDLKNEDNEIVREAAFQAGEFGCEEAVSLLAELLKTSHLGLQEAADHALRHIGGKRTVQAVVPLLRSDEAPIRNLSMDILREVGAQDFPSLVALVHDDDPDIRIFATDILGSSDSFMAVEPLCDALLKDPEVNVRYQAAVSLGDLENPAASKCLNKAMQDDEWVQYAVIEALAKIKHSSSVDALVKALNTSSDLVASMIIDALGEVGNIKAVTMLLRHLDTSPTALRNKIVKAIVGILGGKSLQLLSATEREKLREYMLIALKDEDIEIQDAAITGLGFVGGEKAMDEVLKLASELDPDRDIDRLSEIVSSLSNMKMNKSLIDALNNGSFKKAAIAINVLSKLEDDGVSQVLMDAFDGKERDLKRGILDALVNTAGEESKDFFVKVLDSEQDGTMLKTAIEFLGQKIEAKDEAERIFELLTHSYDDVKEAALDACVSIGGEKINQKFIELFTSEEPLERLMSVFAMGKLDAVGNIGLIQKALEDEVPDIRKIALEALSDCSTGMTSLPLIVSRLNDENRDVRLTVIELMGKCYNSEVIPYIIQALLDDDDWVQIRAAEALGKHREEEALPNLIPMLDSPNKLVVLKVIEALGAIGGTLAFQSLLEASNSGGDPEIMQAAEDAIFEIQEKQGDNK, via the coding sequence ATGACGGACTGTGCGAGAATTATTCAAGATTTGAAAAATGAAGACAATGAAATTGTCCGCGAAGCGGCTTTTCAAGCTGGAGAATTCGGCTGTGAAGAAGCTGTGTCCTTGTTGGCTGAGCTTTTAAAGACCAGTCATCTTGGATTACAAGAAGCGGCTGACCATGCTCTTCGTCATATAGGCGGTAAAAGGACTGTACAGGCTGTTGTTCCTTTGCTGCGCTCAGATGAAGCCCCGATCAGAAACCTGTCTATGGATATATTACGTGAAGTAGGAGCTCAGGATTTTCCTTCTCTCGTTGCACTAGTTCATGATGATGATCCGGATATAAGAATTTTTGCTACTGATATTCTGGGGTCCAGCGACAGCTTTATGGCGGTTGAACCACTTTGTGATGCATTGCTTAAAGATCCTGAAGTAAACGTTCGCTATCAGGCGGCGGTCAGTCTTGGAGATCTGGAAAATCCAGCTGCCTCTAAATGTCTCAATAAAGCAATGCAGGATGATGAATGGGTTCAGTATGCTGTAATCGAAGCCCTTGCTAAAATTAAGCATTCCAGCTCAGTAGATGCCTTGGTTAAGGCTCTTAATACTAGTTCTGACCTTGTTGCTTCCATGATTATTGATGCTTTGGGCGAGGTTGGTAATATTAAAGCAGTAACAATGCTTTTACGTCACCTTGATACTTCTCCAACGGCTTTACGCAATAAAATTGTTAAAGCTATTGTCGGAATTCTTGGTGGCAAATCACTACAGCTTTTATCCGCAACTGAGCGTGAAAAATTAAGAGAATACATGCTCATCGCCCTTAAAGATGAAGACATAGAAATTCAGGATGCTGCAATAACTGGCTTAGGGTTTGTCGGTGGTGAAAAAGCCATGGATGAAGTACTTAAGCTGGCAAGTGAACTTGATCCGGATCGTGATATAGATAGACTTTCTGAAATAGTATCTAGTTTGTCTAACATGAAAATGAATAAATCTTTGATAGATGCTTTAAATAATGGTAGTTTTAAAAAGGCTGCTATCGCTATAAATGTTTTGTCAAAACTTGAAGATGATGGTGTTTCTCAGGTCTTGATGGACGCATTTGATGGCAAAGAAAGAGATCTTAAGCGCGGAATTCTGGATGCTTTGGTGAATACTGCAGGCGAAGAATCCAAGGATTTTTTTGTAAAGGTTCTTGACTCTGAGCAGGATGGCACCATGCTTAAAACTGCGATAGAGTTCTTGGGGCAGAAAATTGAAGCTAAAGACGAGGCTGAAAGAATTTTTGAATTGCTTACTCATAGCTATGATGACGTTAAAGAAGCTGCTCTTGATGCCTGTGTTTCCATCGGCGGAGAAAAAATTAATCAGAAATTTATTGAACTGTTTACCAGTGAAGAACCTCTCGAAAGACTTATGTCTGTTTTCGCCATGGGTAAACTTGATGCCGTTGGCAATATTGGACTTATACAGAAAGCTCTTGAAGATGAAGTCCCCGATATTAGGAAAATTGCGCTTGAAGCCTTGTCGGATTGTTCTACCGGTATGACCAGTCTTCCTTTAATTGTTTCGCGCTTAAATGATGAAAACAGAGATGTAAGACTCACCGTTATTGAATTGATGGGGAAATGTTATAATTCGGAAGTCATACCTTACATTATTCAAGCTTTACTTGATGATGATGACTGGGTTCAGATTCGCGCCGCAGAAGCCTTAGGAAAACATCGTGAGGAGGAAGCGTTGCCGAACCTTATTCCGATGCTTGATTCACCTAATAAACTTGTTGTTTTGAAAGTCATTGAAGCTTTGGGAGCAATCGGCGGAACTCTCGCATTTCAGTCATTGCTTGAGGCTTCAAATTCAGGCGGAGATCCAGAAATAATGCAGGCCGCAGAAGATGCGATTTTTGAAATTCAAGAAAAGCAAGGAGATAATAAATAG